A DNA window from Methylobacterium sp. NMS14P contains the following coding sequences:
- a CDS encoding amino acid ABC transporter ATP-binding protein, translated as MIVLEDVRKHYGALEVIKGVSAEVTKGEVVCIIGPSGSGKSTLLRCINGLEAYDGGEIRVDGQRVDRDKRGIKAIRTRVSMVFQRFNLFANRTALENVVEGPIHVKGEPRAEAEERARALLARVGLSGKEHARPNELSGGQQQRVAIARALAMRPEAILFDEPTSALDPELVGDVLKVMRALADEGMTMLVVTHEIGFAREVADRVLFLDGGRLVEQGPAAEVLNRPQNPRTRDFLQRVLHPL; from the coding sequence ATGATCGTGCTGGAGGACGTCCGCAAGCATTACGGCGCGCTGGAGGTGATCAAGGGCGTCTCGGCCGAGGTCACCAAGGGCGAGGTGGTCTGCATCATCGGGCCGTCGGGATCCGGCAAGTCGACCCTCCTGCGCTGCATCAACGGGCTCGAGGCCTACGACGGCGGCGAGATCCGCGTCGACGGGCAGCGGGTTGATCGGGACAAGCGCGGCATCAAGGCGATCCGCACCCGGGTCTCCATGGTCTTCCAGCGGTTCAACCTGTTCGCCAACCGGACCGCGCTCGAGAACGTCGTCGAGGGGCCGATCCACGTGAAGGGCGAGCCCCGGGCTGAAGCCGAGGAGCGGGCGCGGGCCCTGCTCGCGCGGGTCGGGCTCTCGGGCAAGGAGCACGCCCGGCCGAACGAGCTCTCCGGCGGGCAGCAGCAGCGCGTGGCGATCGCCCGGGCGCTCGCCATGCGGCCGGAGGCGATCCTGTTCGACGAGCCGACCTCGGCCCTCGATCCCGAACTCGTCGGCGACGTGCTGAAGGTCATGCGCGCCCTCGCCGACGAGGGTATGACGATGCTCGTGGTCACCCACGAGATCGGCTTCGCCCGCGAGGTCGCCGACCGGGTCCTGTTCCTCGACGGCGGCCGCCTCGTCGAGCAGGGGCCGGCCGCCGAGGTCCTCAACCGGCCGCAGAATCCGCGTACCCGGGACTTCCTGCAGCGCGTGCTGCACCCGCTCTAG
- a CDS encoding amino acid ABC transporter permease — MREFLADAQDYLPILLQGVQLTILITIASLVVSTLLGLVWAVMRVSGIAILSGFSAVMINILRGIPIIVQLFYIYFVMPDFGLSLTAVQAAIIGLGIAYSAYQAENFRAGIEAVDRGQVEAALSIGMGWGMTMRRVILPQAIRIALPPYGNIMIMMLKDSSQASTITVAELALQGKLIASSTFKNTSVYTLVALMYLALSLPLILLVRHFEAKGRHR, encoded by the coding sequence ATGCGCGAGTTCCTCGCCGACGCCCAGGACTACCTGCCGATCCTGCTGCAGGGCGTGCAGCTCACGATCCTGATCACGATCGCGTCCCTGGTGGTCTCGACGCTCCTCGGGCTGGTCTGGGCGGTGATGCGGGTTTCCGGCATCGCGATCCTGTCGGGCTTCAGCGCGGTGATGATCAACATCCTGCGCGGCATCCCGATCATCGTGCAGCTGTTCTACATCTACTTCGTGATGCCCGATTTCGGCCTGTCGCTCACGGCGGTCCAAGCGGCGATCATCGGGCTCGGCATCGCCTACTCGGCCTATCAGGCCGAGAACTTCCGCGCCGGCATCGAGGCGGTGGATCGCGGGCAGGTCGAGGCGGCGCTGTCGATCGGCATGGGCTGGGGCATGACCATGCGGCGGGTGATCCTGCCGCAGGCGATCCGGATCGCGCTGCCGCCCTACGGCAACATCATGATCATGATGCTCAAGGACTCGTCGCAGGCCTCGACCATCACGGTCGCCGAGCTGGCGCTCCAGGGGAAGCTGATCGCCTCGTCGACCTTCAAGAACACCAGCGTCTACACCCTGGTGGCGCTGATGTACCTCGCGCTGAGCCTGCCGCTGATCCTGCTGGTCCGCCACTTCGAGGCGAAGGGGCGGCATCGATGA
- a CDS encoding ABC transporter substrate-binding protein: protein MRRRLAKLCLSSALLLGVLGAPVGAQSLKVGSTPTGLPFTFLDTKTNSIQGVMVDLVNAVSKEAGFTVAVEPLQFSTLIPALTASKIDIIAAAMFITPQRKEVVSFSAPVYSYGEGLIVPKTDTKDYTSFADLKGETVGAQVGTAFVEPLKKSGLFNEVKIYDAIPDIIRDVNSGRLKAGFADAPILAYYVKQGLFPGVRLVETFKPTVVASVGLSVRKTDTELLAKIDKALAKLKADGTLQAILTKWGLPPSADRS from the coding sequence ATGAGAAGACGGTTGGCCAAGCTGTGTCTGTCGTCGGCGCTGCTTCTCGGTGTCCTCGGCGCTCCTGTCGGCGCGCAGTCCCTGAAGGTGGGATCGACGCCCACCGGCCTGCCTTTCACCTTCCTCGATACCAAGACGAACAGCATTCAAGGCGTGATGGTCGACCTCGTCAACGCGGTCAGCAAGGAGGCGGGTTTCACTGTCGCGGTCGAGCCGCTGCAATTCTCGACGTTGATCCCGGCGCTCACCGCCTCGAAGATCGACATCATCGCGGCGGCGATGTTCATCACGCCGCAGCGCAAGGAGGTCGTGTCGTTCTCGGCGCCGGTCTACAGCTACGGCGAGGGGTTGATCGTCCCGAAGACCGACACGAAGGACTACACGTCCTTCGCCGACCTGAAGGGCGAGACGGTGGGCGCCCAGGTCGGCACCGCCTTCGTCGAGCCGCTGAAGAAGTCGGGCCTCTTCAACGAGGTGAAGATCTACGACGCGATCCCCGACATCATCCGCGACGTCAATTCCGGGCGGCTGAAGGCCGGCTTCGCCGACGCGCCGATCCTCGCCTACTACGTCAAGCAGGGCCTGTTTCCCGGCGTCCGCCTCGTCGAGACCTTCAAGCCGACCGTCGTCGCCTCGGTCGGCCTCAGCGTCCGCAAGACCGACACCGAGCTCCTCGCCAAGATCGACAAGGCGCTCGCCAAGCTGAAGGCCGACGGGACGCTCCAGGCGATCCTGACCAAGTGGGGTCTGCCGCCGTCGGCCGACCGGTCCTGA
- a CDS encoding helix-turn-helix domain-containing protein: protein MTVSIPRSEATGPEPVDRAVGQRLRGLRRARGLSLEAVASSTGLSIGFISQVERGLSSPSLRVLALLADTLQIGIGGLFEAGPDAPDLDPIVVFRKDRPELQLWRAGITKQLLTPPGGAHGMSLFHMVLKPGASTGDELFSHDGEEAGLVLAGRLSLIVEARTLQLAEGDSFRFESRRPHRFSNPDPRGQTIVLWVNVLGSPATA from the coding sequence GTGACGGTGAGCATCCCCCGCAGCGAGGCAACGGGTCCGGAACCGGTCGACCGGGCCGTGGGTCAGCGTCTGCGCGGCCTGCGACGCGCGCGCGGGCTCTCGCTGGAGGCGGTGGCGTCCAGCACCGGCCTCTCGATCGGCTTCATCAGCCAGGTCGAGCGGGGCCTGTCGTCGCCGTCCCTGCGAGTCCTGGCGCTGCTCGCCGACACGCTGCAGATCGGGATCGGCGGCCTCTTCGAAGCGGGGCCGGACGCGCCCGACCTGGACCCCATCGTCGTGTTCCGGAAGGACCGGCCGGAACTTCAGCTCTGGCGGGCCGGCATCACGAAGCAGCTCCTGACCCCTCCAGGGGGCGCGCACGGGATGAGCCTGTTCCACATGGTGCTGAAGCCCGGGGCGAGCACCGGCGACGAGCTGTTCAGCCACGACGGCGAGGAAGCCGGCCTCGTCCTCGCGGGGCGCCTCAGCCTGATCGTCGAGGCGCGGACGCTTCAGCTCGCGGAGGGCGACAGCTTCCGCTTCGAGAGCCGGCGGCCGCACCGCTTCAGCAATCCCGACCCGCGCGGCCAGACCATCGTCCTGTGGGTCAACGTCCTCGGATCACCGGCAACGGCGTGA
- a CDS encoding TadE/TadG family type IV pilus assembly protein translates to MVGAHTQRDRHAGRGRLHGLQLVFEGRPVSVFGIRLNRTLKLAATAFPRARSGQVALTFALVTLPVMFATAAAVDYGRRNAAKTQLDTALDGAVLAVMSQKTNTIPTTTLQNMETQFRTEAAKVPGVTVTSFTPGAPVNTSKTLSLTASYTATVKTSLASMMQIPAMPISGTSSATRNTSQYINYYLLLDNSPSMGLAATDADVSNMKRATNGCAFACHQHTFDNKGNITGDDQNDFYHVALRNNIKLRIQVLRDAVSALVDQANVSMLLPQQFQMEMWTFNDSATQTKLQAMTPTLNNVKNATPNIDIAYAYYNQSDNQTDFERAIAKMNATIPASGDGLTPDKPIRFLFLVTDGVEDTGGSVTNQSAGFQYQSNRFIGPLSPSTCTNLKNKNVKIGVIYTQYLPIYDNDFYNRYVRPYESQIGPALQACASDGMYFPVTTNGDITAAMLKLFSTTLASVRLSN, encoded by the coding sequence GTGGTCGGAGCGCACACCCAGCGAGATCGTCATGCCGGGCGGGGTCGCCTGCACGGCTTACAACTAGTGTTCGAGGGAAGGCCCGTGTCGGTGTTCGGTATCCGGTTGAACCGCACTCTCAAGCTGGCCGCGACGGCGTTTCCGCGGGCGCGCTCCGGTCAAGTCGCGCTCACGTTCGCACTGGTCACGCTGCCGGTCATGTTCGCCACGGCGGCGGCGGTCGATTACGGGCGCCGCAACGCCGCGAAGACCCAGCTCGACACCGCCCTCGACGGCGCCGTGCTCGCCGTGATGTCGCAGAAGACCAACACGATCCCGACCACGACCTTGCAGAACATGGAGACGCAGTTCCGTACGGAGGCCGCCAAGGTTCCGGGCGTCACGGTGACGTCGTTCACGCCCGGAGCGCCGGTCAACACCTCGAAGACACTGAGCCTGACCGCGAGCTACACGGCGACGGTCAAGACCAGCCTGGCATCGATGATGCAGATCCCGGCCATGCCCATCAGCGGCACGTCATCGGCGACCCGCAACACCTCGCAGTACATCAACTACTACCTGCTGCTCGACAACTCGCCGTCGATGGGGCTGGCGGCGACCGATGCCGACGTGAGCAACATGAAGCGCGCGACTAACGGGTGCGCGTTCGCCTGCCACCAGCACACCTTCGACAACAAGGGCAACATCACCGGTGACGATCAGAACGACTTCTACCATGTGGCGCTGAGGAACAACATCAAGCTTCGCATCCAGGTTCTGAGAGACGCGGTCTCGGCGCTCGTCGATCAGGCGAATGTCAGCATGCTGCTGCCGCAACAGTTCCAGATGGAGATGTGGACCTTCAACGATTCGGCGACGCAGACGAAGCTGCAGGCGATGACGCCGACGCTGAACAACGTCAAGAACGCAACGCCGAATATCGATATCGCTTACGCTTACTACAATCAGTCCGACAATCAGACCGATTTCGAGCGGGCCATCGCGAAGATGAACGCGACGATCCCGGCCAGCGGCGACGGGCTGACGCCGGACAAGCCGATCCGGTTCCTCTTCCTGGTCACGGACGGGGTCGAGGATACCGGCGGCAGCGTCACCAATCAGAGCGCGGGTTTCCAGTATCAGAGCAACCGATTCATCGGTCCGCTGAGCCCGTCGACCTGCACGAACCTGAAGAACAAGAACGTCAAGATCGGCGTCATCTACACGCAGTACCTGCCGATCTACGACAATGATTTCTACAACCGGTACGTGAGGCCCTACGAGTCCCAGATCGGGCCGGCCCTGCAGGCCTGCGCGTCCGACGGCATGTATTTTCCGGTGACCACGAACGGCGACATCACCGCCGCCATGCTGAAGCTTTTCAGCACCACGCTCGCGAGCGTCCGCCTGAGCAACTGA
- a CDS encoding TadE/TadG family type IV pilus assembly protein: MDGLLVRLSRYRRDERGIAAVEFALVLPLLIILYFGTAELTRVVDATRKLTLFARTLGDLSGRVDNALATQNGMALATQDGMTKIASAATAILRPLDASGLQIVVNAMGVESVNGTLKGFVCSSWPQNATKRPANQANGSNGLPATPAAYQFDGARYILAEVTMPYTPIIGSALYRWIFGGRGLSFTRQVPWSERTPSEIVMPGGVACTAYN; the protein is encoded by the coding sequence ATGGACGGTCTGCTGGTCCGCCTGAGCCGCTATCGCCGCGACGAGCGCGGGATCGCCGCCGTCGAGTTCGCGCTCGTCCTGCCCCTGCTGATCATCCTGTATTTCGGGACCGCCGAGCTGACGCGCGTCGTCGACGCGACCCGGAAGCTGACCCTGTTCGCGCGCACGCTGGGCGATCTGTCCGGACGCGTGGACAACGCTCTGGCGACGCAGAACGGAATGGCTCTGGCGACGCAGGACGGGATGACGAAGATCGCCAGTGCGGCGACTGCGATCCTGCGCCCGCTGGACGCGTCCGGCCTGCAGATCGTTGTCAACGCGATGGGCGTGGAATCGGTCAACGGGACCCTCAAGGGCTTCGTCTGTTCGAGCTGGCCGCAGAACGCGACGAAGCGCCCGGCCAACCAGGCCAACGGGAGCAACGGACTCCCCGCGACGCCGGCCGCCTATCAGTTCGACGGGGCCCGCTACATCCTGGCGGAAGTCACGATGCCCTACACCCCGATCATCGGAAGCGCCCTGTACCGCTGGATCTTCGGCGGTCGCGGTCTGTCGTTCACGCGGCAGGTCCCGTGGTCGGAGCGCACACCCAGCGAGATCGTCATGCCGGGCGGGGTCGCCTGCACGGCTTACAACTAG
- a CDS encoding TadE/TadG family type IV pilus assembly protein — protein sequence MITAIRAAWRWLVIREQAARYAQARDGATAVEFALVALPFFALVGACLENGIVFWEQEILQQAVSDASRQIYTGAFQTTNAGTTDTATLMSRFRTAICTQPNGALRVTIFTCANVRVSVTKVADYGSANPVSPVKTNASGASDWNPNFAGYACAGNSAIVVVQAAVDVPVFFPLLGAAVPNLPNKRRVLQAATVFKVEPYTAPSGCS from the coding sequence GTGATCACGGCAATCCGAGCGGCGTGGCGCTGGCTCGTCATCCGGGAGCAGGCCGCGCGGTACGCGCAGGCGCGCGACGGAGCGACGGCTGTCGAGTTCGCTCTTGTGGCCTTGCCTTTCTTCGCACTGGTCGGGGCCTGCCTCGAGAACGGGATCGTCTTCTGGGAGCAGGAGATCCTCCAGCAGGCGGTGTCCGACGCCAGCCGGCAGATCTATACGGGCGCGTTCCAGACGACGAACGCGGGCACAACCGACACCGCGACGCTGATGAGCCGCTTCCGAACGGCGATCTGCACGCAACCGAACGGCGCGCTTCGGGTCACGATCTTCACCTGCGCCAACGTCCGGGTCAGCGTGACGAAGGTGGCCGATTACGGTTCCGCCAACCCTGTCTCGCCGGTCAAGACCAACGCCAGCGGGGCGAGTGACTGGAACCCGAACTTCGCCGGCTACGCGTGCGCCGGAAACTCGGCCATCGTGGTTGTGCAGGCTGCCGTGGACGTCCCGGTCTTCTTCCCGCTCCTCGGTGCCGCCGTGCCCAACCTGCCGAACAAGCGGCGGGTGCTCCAGGCCGCGACGGTGTTCAAGGTGGAACCGTACACCGCACCGTCGGGGTGCTCCTGA
- a CDS encoding protein phosphatase CheZ, whose amino-acid sequence MARALPDVVSIEEGVGLLRTQLLSISDAIARTRQEIAGLRQEQETSRACDELHAVVQGTEDATNAILTASEKVDTLARGIVRRSGEDANRADAAAIQIEMQTIFEACNFQDLTGQRISKVVRTIVLVEERIGEMLRVWSGPGEASAPKSPPPDRRSGEAALLNGPVLPGDASVSQDTVDAMFP is encoded by the coding sequence ATGGCCCGTGCTCTGCCGGACGTTGTCTCCATCGAAGAGGGTGTCGGGCTCCTGCGAACCCAGCTCCTGTCGATCTCCGATGCGATCGCGCGGACGCGTCAGGAGATTGCCGGCCTCCGGCAGGAACAGGAGACAAGCCGGGCCTGCGACGAACTTCACGCCGTCGTGCAGGGCACGGAAGACGCCACCAACGCGATCCTGACAGCCTCGGAGAAGGTGGACACGCTCGCGCGCGGAATCGTGAGGCGATCGGGCGAGGACGCCAACCGAGCCGACGCCGCGGCGATCCAGATCGAGATGCAGACCATCTTCGAGGCCTGCAATTTCCAGGACCTCACCGGTCAGCGGATCTCGAAGGTCGTGCGCACCATCGTCCTCGTCGAGGAGCGAATCGGCGAGATGCTGCGCGTCTGGTCCGGGCCGGGCGAGGCGTCGGCACCGAAGAGCCCGCCGCCCGACAGGCGAAGCGGTGAGGCGGCCCTACTCAACGGTCCCGTCCTGCCCGGCGACGCCTCGGTCTCGCAGGACACAGTCGACGCGATGTTCCCGTAA
- a CDS encoding HD-GYP domain-containing protein translates to MGRILLITDDPARSQGLAQDLSDGLSCEIHDLRAAEAPLGGATAIVTDVLDLGSASVERLRRRLAEVRHGVPLIILLQTDSPRTRLLGVALGATHTLCAPFDTDRLRETLGAPRIPALVAAFADDPLPACAVRTAAAVRGFYASVFVPDQPITPEVIDNGTQAIDLAIRDTGIRDWVRAVRQFDDATHQHCLLVAGLAAAFAASFGLGEQERHRVTKAALLHDVGKIHIPAAILNKPGRLDEAELAVMRLHPEKGYRMLVDQGFEQQMLHVVRSHHEMLDGSGYPDRLKGDEIPDLVRLVTVCDIHAALIEQRPYKPPMASEAAYAILEGMAGRLDPAIVGAFRPVVTAFAPHTLNAA, encoded by the coding sequence ATGGGCCGGATACTTCTCATTACGGACGATCCCGCGCGCAGCCAGGGCTTGGCGCAGGATCTGTCCGACGGCCTGTCCTGCGAGATCCATGACCTGCGCGCCGCGGAGGCGCCTCTCGGCGGCGCGACCGCGATCGTCACCGATGTCCTCGATCTCGGATCGGCGTCCGTCGAGCGTCTGCGCCGCCGTCTGGCCGAAGTTCGGCACGGCGTCCCGCTGATCATCCTGCTTCAGACCGACAGCCCGCGAACCCGGCTCCTGGGCGTCGCCCTGGGCGCGACGCACACGCTCTGCGCGCCCTTCGACACGGATCGCCTGCGGGAGACACTCGGTGCGCCGCGCATACCCGCGCTTGTCGCGGCCTTCGCAGACGATCCCTTGCCCGCATGCGCCGTGCGGACGGCGGCAGCGGTGCGCGGCTTCTACGCCTCGGTCTTCGTGCCGGACCAGCCGATCACGCCCGAGGTCATCGACAACGGCACCCAGGCCATCGACCTCGCGATCCGGGACACGGGGATCCGCGACTGGGTCCGGGCGGTGCGCCAGTTCGACGATGCCACGCACCAGCACTGCCTGCTCGTCGCCGGACTGGCGGCGGCCTTCGCGGCGAGCTTCGGCCTCGGCGAGCAGGAGCGCCATCGCGTGACCAAGGCGGCCCTGCTGCACGACGTCGGCAAGATCCATATCCCGGCGGCGATCCTGAACAAGCCGGGGCGGCTCGACGAGGCCGAACTGGCCGTCATGCGGCTGCATCCGGAGAAGGGCTACAGGATGCTCGTCGATCAGGGCTTCGAGCAGCAGATGCTGCACGTGGTCCGGTCGCACCACGAGATGCTCGACGGGTCGGGCTATCCGGACCGCCTCAAGGGCGATGAGATCCCCGATCTCGTCCGTCTGGTCACCGTCTGCGACATCCACGCGGCCCTGATCGAGCAGCGGCCGTACAAGCCGCCCATGGCGAGCGAGGCGGCCTACGCGATCCTAGAGGGCATGGCGGGGCGGCTCGACCCGGCGATCGTCGGCGCCTTCCGGCCGGTCGTCACCGCCTTCGCGCCCCACACCCTCAACGCTGCCTGA
- a CDS encoding dicarboxylate/amino acid:cation symporter — MAAVPSPLTAPHPPAKPKPLYRTLYFQVLVAVAIGILLGHFYPQLGAELKPLGDAFIKLVKMIIAPVIFLTVVSGIAGMTNLEKVGRVGGKALIYFLTFSTLALIVGLVVANVLQPGNGLHIDPKSLDPKAVATYAGKAKEQSIVDFLMNIIPTTAVGAFAGGEILQVLFFSVLFGFGLAFLGDRGKPVLDIIKVLSEAIFGVVNIIMKVAPIGAFGAMAFTIGKYGISSLANLAYLVAAFYLTSAIFVLVVLGAVARYNGFSIIKLIRYIKEELLLVLGTSSSESALPSLLEKMERAGCSKPVVGLVVPTGYSFNLDGTNIYMTMAALFIAQATDTPLSLGEQALLLLVAMLSSKGAAGVTGSGFITLAATLAVVPSVPVVGMALILGVDRFMSECRALTNFIGNAVACIVVARWENEVDEAKLAAALSGQTMAPPAPAPALQPAE; from the coding sequence ATGGCTGCCGTGCCATCACCACTCACCGCCCCGCATCCGCCCGCCAAACCGAAGCCGCTCTACCGGACGCTGTACTTCCAGGTTCTGGTCGCCGTCGCGATCGGCATCCTGCTCGGACACTTCTATCCGCAGCTCGGCGCCGAGTTGAAGCCGCTGGGCGACGCCTTCATCAAGCTGGTCAAGATGATCATCGCCCCGGTGATCTTCCTCACCGTCGTCTCCGGCATCGCCGGGATGACCAATCTCGAGAAGGTTGGCCGGGTCGGCGGCAAGGCGCTGATCTACTTCCTGACGTTCTCGACGCTGGCGCTGATCGTCGGCCTCGTCGTCGCCAACGTGCTCCAGCCGGGCAACGGCCTGCACATCGACCCGAAGTCCCTCGATCCGAAGGCGGTCGCCACCTACGCCGGCAAGGCGAAGGAGCAGAGCATCGTCGACTTCCTGATGAACATCATCCCGACGACGGCGGTCGGCGCCTTCGCGGGCGGTGAGATCCTGCAGGTGCTGTTCTTCTCGGTGCTGTTCGGCTTCGGCCTCGCCTTCCTGGGCGACCGCGGCAAGCCGGTGCTCGACATCATCAAGGTCCTGTCCGAGGCGATCTTCGGCGTCGTCAACATCATCATGAAGGTCGCCCCGATCGGTGCCTTCGGCGCGATGGCGTTCACGATCGGCAAGTACGGGATCAGCTCCCTCGCCAACCTCGCCTACCTCGTCGCCGCCTTCTATCTGACCTCGGCGATCTTCGTGCTGGTCGTGCTCGGCGCGGTCGCCCGCTACAACGGCTTCTCGATCATCAAGCTCATCCGCTACATCAAGGAGGAACTGCTCCTCGTGCTCGGCACGTCGTCCTCCGAGTCGGCGCTGCCCTCGCTGCTGGAGAAGATGGAGCGGGCCGGCTGCTCGAAGCCGGTCGTCGGCCTCGTCGTGCCCACGGGCTACTCGTTCAACCTCGACGGCACCAACATCTACATGACCATGGCGGCGCTGTTCATCGCCCAGGCAACCGACACGCCGCTGAGCCTCGGCGAGCAGGCGCTGCTGCTGCTCGTCGCCATGCTGTCGTCCAAGGGCGCCGCGGGCGTGACCGGCTCGGGCTTCATCACCCTGGCGGCGACGCTCGCCGTGGTGCCCTCCGTGCCGGTGGTCGGTATGGCGCTGATCCTCGGCGTCGATCGCTTCATGTCCGAGTGCCGCGCGCTGACCAACTTCATCGGCAACGCGGTCGCCTGCATCGTGGTGGCGCGCTGGGAGAACGAGGTCGACGAGGCCAAGCTGGCCGCGGCCCTGTCCGGCCAGACCATGGCGCCGCCCGCGCCCGCGCCGGCTCTCCAGCCGGCCGAGTGA
- a CDS encoding ATP-binding protein, with translation MSALAPSGHGTPSRRGLAVVVGLCAILVAAWLAGRAAERWALSDLRRGARSAIGLQVGVLLAEMQKQASLPLALAADPEVAAAVGPDPGRDLLDRVDRRLAQVAAATGSAVIYVIGADGLTVAASNAGEDRSFVGRDYGFRPYFKQALAGGAGSQFALGTVSGRPGLYLARRIGAGAGVVVVKVEFDAVEAAWRAAREVTFVTDARGIVLVTSEPAWRFDTLSAVDAAERARIEAGQEFGAARLERLPLHPVAGEPDMVRVGRGSVPAWTAIQSQAPVPGTDWQLRTLTPVGNAVERERLQAWIIAALVTALVGYGIFTLADRGRRTRARLAEAAARRAELESSVEARTRALRETNAQLRAEIAERQRAEAERERLGRELAQAGRLAALGQFAASMAHEINQPLAAIRSYADNAAILIRRGRGEDAAENAAAIGRLTDRIAGLTRQLKGFARRASPRREPVLLRDVVANALELVAARAAALQVSLEAEPPDPVLRVLGDGPRLEQVLVNLLQNAVDAVAGRAEARVSLRLVESGERVAIEVADTGPGIPAEVRSQVFDAFFTTKADGLGLGLAISRGIVEDCGGNLILAGGDGAGTVFRMEMIRATDAVPSVGKPVGATP, from the coding sequence TTGAGCGCGCTCGCGCCCTCCGGCCACGGCACGCCCTCGCGGCGCGGCCTCGCCGTGGTGGTCGGGCTCTGCGCGATCCTCGTGGCGGCGTGGCTCGCCGGCCGGGCCGCGGAGCGCTGGGCCCTGTCGGACCTGCGGCGCGGCGCCCGCTCGGCGATAGGCCTCCAAGTCGGCGTCCTGCTCGCGGAGATGCAGAAGCAAGCGTCCCTGCCGCTGGCGCTCGCGGCCGACCCCGAGGTTGCCGCGGCGGTCGGTCCCGATCCCGGGCGCGACCTCCTCGATCGTGTCGACCGGCGGCTCGCCCAGGTCGCGGCCGCCACCGGGTCGGCGGTCATCTACGTCATCGGCGCCGATGGGCTCACGGTCGCGGCGAGCAACGCGGGCGAGGATCGCAGCTTCGTCGGCCGGGACTACGGTTTCCGCCCCTATTTCAAGCAGGCTTTGGCCGGCGGGGCCGGTTCCCAGTTCGCCCTCGGCACGGTCAGCGGTCGGCCGGGCCTGTACCTCGCGCGCCGGATCGGGGCCGGGGCCGGGGTCGTGGTGGTGAAAGTCGAGTTCGACGCGGTCGAGGCGGCGTGGCGCGCCGCGCGAGAGGTCACCTTCGTGACCGATGCCCGGGGCATCGTCCTCGTCACCAGCGAGCCGGCCTGGCGCTTCGACACCCTCAGCGCCGTCGACGCGGCCGAACGCGCCCGGATCGAGGCGGGACAGGAATTCGGCGCCGCGCGCCTCGAGCGGCTGCCGCTCCATCCGGTCGCGGGCGAACCGGACATGGTGCGGGTGGGGCGCGGGTCGGTGCCGGCGTGGACCGCCATCCAGTCGCAGGCGCCCGTGCCCGGCACGGACTGGCAGCTGCGGACGCTGACGCCGGTCGGGAACGCCGTCGAGCGGGAACGGCTGCAGGCCTGGATCATCGCGGCCCTGGTCACGGCGCTCGTCGGTTACGGGATCTTCACCCTGGCCGATCGGGGCCGCCGGACGCGGGCGCGGCTCGCCGAGGCCGCGGCGCGCCGGGCGGAGTTGGAATCCAGCGTCGAGGCGCGGACGCGGGCTCTGCGTGAGACCAACGCCCAGCTGCGCGCCGAGATCGCGGAGCGGCAGCGCGCCGAGGCCGAGCGCGAGCGCCTCGGCCGCGAACTGGCGCAGGCCGGCCGGCTCGCGGCGCTCGGCCAGTTCGCGGCCAGCATGGCCCACGAGATCAACCAGCCGCTCGCGGCGATCCGCTCCTACGCCGACAACGCCGCGATCCTCATCCGCCGCGGTCGGGGCGAGGACGCGGCCGAGAACGCCGCCGCGATCGGGCGGCTCACCGACCGCATCGCCGGCCTCACGCGGCAGCTCAAGGGCTTCGCCCGGCGCGCCTCGCCGCGGCGGGAGCCCGTGCTGCTGCGCGACGTGGTGGCGAACGCGCTGGAGCTCGTGGCGGCGCGCGCCGCCGCGCTGCAGGTCTCGCTGGAGGCGGAGCCGCCCGACCCGGTTCTCCGCGTCCTCGGGGACGGCCCGCGGCTGGAGCAGGTGCTGGTCAACCTGCTCCAGAACGCCGTCGACGCCGTGGCGGGGCGTGCGGAGGCCCGCGTGAGCCTGCGTCTCGTCGAGAGCGGCGAGCGCGTCGCGATCGAGGTGGCCGATACCGGGCCCGGGATCCCCGCCGAGGTGCGCAGCCAGGTTTTCGACGCGTTCTTCACGACCAAGGCGGACGGCCTCGGCCTGGGCCTCGCCATATCCCGCGGGATCGTGGAGGATTGCGGCGGGAACCTGATCCTGGCCGGCGGCGACGGCGCCGGGACGGTCTTCCGGATGGAGATGATCCGGGCGACGGACGCGGTCCCGAGTGTGGGCAAGCCCGTGGGAGCGACACCGTGA